In the Xiamenia xianingshaonis genome, one interval contains:
- the rpiB gene encoding ribose 5-phosphate isomerase B, with protein sequence MKISIASDHAGFDQKQALVVHLRKQGHDVVDRGPQTDGRVDYPDFAALVARDVADGAAERGVLVCGTGIGMAMAANKVDGVRAANVVREDFAALCREHNDANVVTLSGRFVGLDENKAILDAFLSTDFAGGRHVQRVEKIHALEN encoded by the coding sequence ATGAAAATAAGCATCGCCAGCGACCACGCCGGCTTCGACCAGAAGCAGGCGCTCGTTGTGCACCTGCGCAAGCAAGGCCATGACGTCGTCGACCGCGGCCCGCAGACCGACGGACGCGTCGACTATCCCGACTTCGCCGCCCTTGTCGCCCGCGACGTGGCGGACGGCGCTGCCGAGCGCGGGGTGCTCGTGTGCGGGACCGGCATCGGCATGGCCATGGCCGCCAACAAGGTCGACGGCGTCCGCGCCGCCAACGTCGTGCGCGAAGACTTCGCCGCGCTGTGCCGCGAGCACAACGACGCCAACGTCGTCACGTTGTCGGGCCGTTTCGTCGGCCTTGACGAGAACAAGGCCATCCTCGATGCGTTCCTCTCTACCGATTTCGCCGGCGGCCGCCACGTGCAGCGCGTTGAAAAGATCCATGCCCTTGAAAACTAG